Proteins from one Heterodontus francisci isolate sHetFra1 chromosome 42, sHetFra1.hap1, whole genome shotgun sequence genomic window:
- the LOC137355486 gene encoding stromal cell-derived factor 1-like yields the protein MSVKMFAVLLLLLGILCINLSQGKPTAVLNRCMCRGGAAQINVKNIRGLQVIPIPNCPLQLIATLKTGRKICLHSKFLYLLQRKRNSRAKI from the exons ATGAGTGTGAAAATGTTTGCAGTGCTACTCCTGCTCCTCGGCATTCTGTGCATCAACTTATCACAGG GGAAGCCAACTGCAGTTCTGAACAGGTGCATGTGCAGAGGTGGAGCAGCACAGATCAATGTGAAAAACATCAGGGGGCTGCAGGTTATCCCCATCCCAAACTGCCCTCTACAACTCAT AGCCACATTGAAGACTGGCAGGAAGATTTGCCTGCATTCCAAATTTTTGTACCTTTTGCAAAGAAAGCGAAATAG CCGAGCCAAGATCTAA